In Terriglobia bacterium, the sequence TCGGCCCAAATGTCACCTGCGTCGTTTCGCTACGCACGTCCTCCTTGCCATCAGGCGTTACCAGGCACACTCCCGTCGTCACCGTGTGCGTGCGGTCGCTCAACAAGCGCAGCATGCGAATCGCGTCGTCCTGGTCAGAGGGTTTTTCCAGCAGGTGCTCGTCCGTGATCACGATCGTGTCGGCGCCCAGCACAAAACACCCCGGGAACTGCTTTTGGATAGCAACGGCCTTGTCGCGGGCCAGTCGCTTCGTGTACAAAAGCGGCACCTCGCCGGGGGCAGGCGACTCGGGTACGTGTGCGGGTTTTACGCGGAAGGGAATTCCCGCATTACGCAGAAGCTCCGAGCGGCGCGGCGACGACGATGCCAGAATGATCATCAGAGGATTGTAAACGGGCTGAACGGATCAGGGCATGCCCCGCTCACTTTGCTGTTTAAGATGAAGCATCTCTCCGATATCCAATTCGACTCCTAGCAAGCGTGAAAACTGTGTCAATGGTTGCTTTGAATGGCGCGACGTATCGAAACGGTCTGACTGAGTTCCGCGTCTGGGCTCCGGCGGCAGAACGTGTTGTGATTCGTCTGAAGCGTGCCTCTGCTTCCGAGTATCGCGATTTTCCCATGCGCCGGCTGGGGTCATCGGATTATGGGATTCCCGAACTGGGCGATGTTCGTGACGCCGACACCTTCGTCCTCGAGATCGACGCCCATCCCGGCGACCTGTACCTCTACATTATTGATGGCGGCACGCCAGTGCCCGATCCGATCTCGCGCTTTCTTCCCGACGGCGTCCACGGACCGACGGAAATCATCGATCCCACGCAGTTCCACTGGACGGATCAGGCCTGGCACGGGCTCAACTACAACGAATACGTTCTCTACGAACTTCACATCGGCACCTTCACCGAGGAAGGCACGCTCGACTCCGCCATTGCAAAGCTGCCTTACCTGAAAGAACTCGGCGTGACCGCAATTGAACTGCTGCCGGTGAACGCCTTTCCCGGCAAGCACAATTGGGGATACGACGGGGTCGGCCTCTATGCCGTCCAGGCGAGTTATGGTGGCCCGGCGGCTTTGCGCCGTTTTGTCGATGCCGCCCACCACCACGGCCTCGCCGTCGTCCTCGATGTGGTCTACAACCACCTCGGCAACGAGGGGAACTACCTTCGCCAGTTCGGACCATATTTCACCGCGAAACACCAGACACCATGGGGCGAGGCCATCAACTACGACGACGATGGATCCCACGCTGTCCGGCGCTTCGTGATTGGAAATGCGCTCTACTGGATCGACGAATATCACCTCGATGGCCTGCGCCTCGACGCCGTCCAGACTATTAAGGACGATTCGGGCAAACACATCGTCGCGGAAATCGCCGAGCGTGTTCACGAACTTGGCCGCGATCTCGGCCGCATTGTCTCCGTCATGCCGGAGACGGATGAGAACTACGCCCGCTATATCACCCAGTACGGCTGCGATGGCGTCTGGAGCGACGATTTCCATCACGCCGTACATACGCTCCTTACAGAGGAAAACAAAGGGTATTACCAGGACTTCGCTGGCCGCCCTGAACTGCTGTTGCGTGCACTGAACGAAGGGTTCGCGTTTCAAGGAGAGGTGTTCAGGTTCTGGAACGACGTTCGTGGAACCAGTGCCGCCGGGGTTCCGTTACCTGCGCACATCATCTGCATCCAGAACCATGATCAGGTCGGCAATCGCGCCAGGGGCGAGCGCCTCAGTGCTCTGACCTCTCGCGGAGCGCGCAAGTGGGCCGCCGCGCTTCTGCTGCTCGCCCCGCACACGCCGCTGCTCTTCATGGGGCAGGAGTTCGACGAGCAAGCGCCATTTCAGTTCTTCACAGATTACGAGGATCCCACGCTCCAGAAGGCGGTAAGCGAAGGCCGCCGCAAGGAGTTCGCCGACTTCGACTGGACCGAAGTGCCCGACCCCGAGGACGACGAGACCTTTGAGCGCTCTCGCCTGAATTGGGAGTGGACGGATCACCAGAAAGAAATGCTCAACTGGTATCGGGAACTTCTGCAATTGCGCCGAACGCACGTGACGCACGGTCGTCGCACGTGCAAGGCGGAACTCATAGGCGAAAAATGCCTGCGTATGGAAGTTCCCGCCGAATCCCCGGATGTCATCGTCAGCGCCTGCTGGGGCGGAGGGAAGGAAGAACACGCGCGAACCGCCGGCTGGCACACCACCCTGTTCATGGAGGAGGATGGCTATACCGTAAGGGTGTATGTGAGAGGTTAGAAGCAAATCTCCGTCCCCCACATCTACCGCTCCGTGCCTCACTCTGCCGCTTTCAGCAGACGTTGGGTCTGTTAAGCCCTCACCCACACGCAACCCACCCTATCGCTTACTATAGATTCATGTCAGTTCCGTTCGTGAAGTTAGACCACGTGCAACTTGCCATGCCCAAGGGGCACGAAGACGAAGCCCGCCAGTTCTACTGCGCCCTGCTGGGTATGGAAGAACTGCCTAAACCGCCCAGGCTCGCTGCGCGCGGAGGGCTATGGCTCAAAAGCGGCGATGTTCACGTCCATCTCGGCATTGAAGAAAACTTTCGGCCCGCGAAAAAGGCGCACCCCGCACTTACTTGCACCAACTATCGACGGCTCATCGTCAAGCTTCGCGCAGCGGGTGTGCCAGTCCGCGAAGACCACGAGATTCCCGGCATAGATCGATGCCACATTGAGGACGTCTTCGGCAACCGCATCGAGCTCATCGCTCTCTGAAGCGGTTTGCGCCCTAACCCCTTGTCGCGTCCCGACAGGGTGGGGGCTTTTCGGATGCTACAATCAACCTTACAGCCCTACATGCCGCGCGCAGCCGTTTCCTGCGCTGCGCATGCGCGGTGCTCCCTGTACTTACGATGGACCGCTCTTTCATCCGCAACTTCGCGATCATTGCCCATATTGACCATGGGAAGACGACGCTCTCCGACCGTCTGCTCGAGGCCACTGGCGCACTCTCGGCCCGCGAAATGCAAGGACAGGAACAGGTGCTGGACGCGATGGAGTTGGAGCGCGAGCGAGGTATCACCATCAAGGCGCACTCGGTCCGCATGATGTACAAGGCGCACGACGGCGTTACCTACCAGTTGAACCTGCTCGACACGCCCGGCCACGTCGATTTCAGCTATGAGGTTTCCCGGTCGCTGGCTTCCTGCGAAGGCACCATTCTGCTGGTCGATGCTACCCAGGGCGTCGAGGCGCAGACGCTGGCCAATGCTTATCTGGCGATCAATCACGGCCTCGAAATCATCCCGGTGATCAATAAAGTCGATCTTCCCAGCGCGGATGTAGAGCGGACCAAAGAGATGATCGAAGGCGCCGTGGGTCTTGATGCCAGCCACGCGCTCCCAATCAGCGCCAAGACCGGTCTCGGCGTCGCCGAAGTGCTGGAGGCGGTAGTCCATCGGATCCCGCCGCCAAGAGGAAATCCGGAAGCGCCGCTCGAAGCCCTGATCTTCGACTCCTGGTTCGATCCCTATCGCGGCGTCGGCGTGCTCGCGCGCGTCGTCCATGGCGTCCTTTACAAGGGCCAGAAAATCCGGTTCATGTCGAACGGCAAAACCTTCGACGTCGAGTCCCTTGGCGTGATGACCCCCAAGCAGGTCGAGATGGACCGCCTGGAAGCCGGCGAAGTCGGATACCTGTTCGCAACCATCAAGAACGTCGCTGATACGAAGATCGGCGACACCATCACCGACGATGCACATCCCGCGATAGATCCTCTGCCCGGATTCGAAGACATCAAGTCGATGGTGTTCGCCGGCTTGTACACCGTCGACTCGCACGAACACACCGCCCTGCGCGAAGCCCTCGAAAAGCTGCGTCTCAACGACTCCTCGTTCTTCTTCGAACCCGAGAGTTCCGCAGCCCTCGGCTTCGGTTTCCGCTGCGGCTTCCTTGGCCTGCTCCACATGGAAATCATCCAGGAGCGCCTGGAGCGCGAGTTCGACATCGACCTGATCGTCACGGCGCCAGGCGTGCGTTACAGAATTACGCTTACTGACGGCCAGGTGGTCGAAGTCGACAATCCCTCGAAGTGGCCCGACCCGACGCTCGTTGAAAAAATCGAAGAACCGATCATCACCGCCACGATTCTCACCGCGGAAGAATACGTCGGCAGCATCCTGAAACTTGTCGAGGAGAAGCGTGGCCGACAGAAGAACTTCGAATACGTCAGTTCCAACCGAGTGATGCTGACTTACGAGCTGCCCCTCAACGAGATCGTCCTCGACTTCTACGATCGTCTGAAGACCGTCTCGCGCGGCTATGCCTCTCTGGATTACCACCTTTCCGGCTGGTGGGATTCGCCCATGGTCAAACTGGATATCCTCGTCGCCGGCGACCCTGTCGACGCCCTGTCGTTGATCGTGCACAAGGATCACGCTTACGAACGCGGTCGCGCATTGGTGACGAAAATGCGCCAACTCATTCCGCGCCAGCAGTTTGAGGTTCCCATCCAAGCGGCGATCGGCGCCAAAATCATCGCTCGGGAAACGGTGGCTGCCCTCCGCAAAAATGTTCTCGCAAAGTGCTACGGCGGCGACATCACCCGTAAGCGCAAACTTCTCGAGAAGCAGAAGGAAGGCAAGCGCCGGATGAAACGTGTCGGTAAAGTTGACATCCCGCAGGAAGCTTTTCTGGCCGTCCTCAAGGTCAGCGGTGAGACCAGCTAACATTAACCAGAATGTAACGTTGGGGCGCTGCGCAGACCCGGCCACGAAACTCCTCGTGTTTCTTTCTTACACGGTAAGTTGCTGAAAATTGACACACTTCTCAGCGTCACCTGTTTGTGGGATGGATCACATCCTAAGGTGACATGTGTGCAAAACTGCTTAGACCGTATTTTCCGGCCAATCAACCCGCAAACTGTCAAGCCAGAATTTCTCGGGTGAGTAACGCCTCATTTATCAACCACATGCGAACCGCGAAATCGCCCTCGTTGAGGTGCAATTGCGATGATTTTCCCGGACAAGGGTACAGCCACGCTTTTCTTCCACATACTTTTCCACAGGCCGGATTGCCGTGACCTGATCGCTCCGATGACTTCAGTAACGCAAGACCGCGCAAATCCAACACGAATCTGACAATCGGCAAACCGGAGTAGCTGTGCAGCATTCATGGGGCAGTCAAGAACATTCATGAAGATGGATTCGCGGCACCCACAAAAAAAGTGCCTCGCCGTAAATCGCGGATCTGATCGACGAGGCACAGAGCCAGGGCAAGGTTCAGTTTTGCTGCAAGGTGAAATTTACCGTGATCTGCGTTTCAACCTCCACTGGTTGACCATTCAGGATGTACGGGCGGTATCGCCACTGCCGAACCGCATCGATGGCTGCCGGAATCAGCAGCGGGTGACCAGCCAAGACTCGAAGCCGCGTAATCCTTCCATTGCTGTCAATGACTGCCGCCAGAAGAACTTTGCCTTGCGTGCGTGTCGCCTTGGCCATTGCCGGATAAACCGGTTGCACTTGCCTGATCAGCATTCCCAGCGCCAAGTGCGAAACCGGATAGGGTTTCGCATGAGTGAGGGTCGGCGGAGCAGGGTTGACAACGGGCCTCGCCCCGTCAAGCAGCCAATTTGGAAATCCATCGCCACGCTGTACCAGGCCGCCGCCGGGGACGTATGGTAGGTTCGGGTCGAACGGTTGAGTGGACGGACCAGCGTTCGCATGTGGGTGCAAATTGTGGCCGGCCCCGACGTAGATTGCGGTCGTTTCGTGATAGGGCACCGGTGCCGCATTCGGATGCCTCTCGTTAACCGCCGTGGGTCCTGTGTCGACGTTCGTCATTCCAAGAGGCGTAACGAGGTGTTCTGCGAATCTTGGCGCGACGGCTTGCGTGTATCCAATTGGTGCGAGGACCAGCAATGCCAGTCCGGCGGCTTGCAGCGTGAAGGATGCGATAGTGGTCCAGTTTCTCGCAGTGCTGCGCGGATTTTCCAGTGCCAGGCTCTCAAACATACTCCCTCTCCAAATTGACCCGGCTTCAGGCGCGGACCCCGGCATTTGCGGGATGTTTAGAGGTTCCGGCGACCGCGCCCACCTCTACCCCAACAGACACCGGAGCGAGAAATCAGTTCGAGAGCTTGGAAAAAATAAAAATCAGAAAATCCGGGAACTTTAGAACGACCGTCGGACGACAATGATGAGAAGGGTGGAAACAAAAAGGGCGCGACAGTCGTCGCGCCCTCAGCGTCAACTTAATTCAACTACTGTTTCGGTTTCGAACTCGGTCTGGAAGAAGCCATTCCGCCGGGTGCCTTCGCGGCCGCGCCAGGCTTTGTCGCAGCCGGCGCCGTGGTTCCTGCCGGCTTAGGCGGCGCGGGTACGCCGGAGGCGGCGTTGTACTCCTGCACCAGTGCCGGGGTGATATTCACGGCTTCGGTCGCCCACAGGACGTTGCTTTGCTGGTCTCCGGCTTCCAGAACGACGGCGAAGGCATTCTCCTTCGCGTACTTATCTAGAACCTGCAGCATCTTCTTTCCGATGCGGTTGATGATTTCCTGCTGCTGCTGGTTGAAATCACCCTGCGCATCTTCGAGGTCGCGCTGGTACTGCTTCTGCTTGCTGTCGATCTGCTTCAGCAGGTTGTCGCGCGCATCCTGGTTCAGTTTGTCGCCCTGGGCTGTGTACTGCTTCTTGAGGTTGTCAACTTCCTTGCCAAGGTTGTCGAGCGCGACTTTCTTCGGCTCGAACTGCTTCTGCAGAGCCATCAGATCGCGCTGGCCCTCGTTGCAGCCGAAAATCGCGCCCTGGATGTTCACTACGGCGATCTTGGTGCCGCCGGTTGCCGTGGGGACAGCCTGCGCCATGCTGGGCGCGGCAAGAACCGGCACAAACATGGCGAGCGCCAACGCCGGGAGGAAACGAGCAAAGTTGCGTTTCATTGTGTTGCTTGACTCCTTGAAACTGTTCGGGAAATCCGAGAAACCTTTCGTTGCAGGGCGGCGGAGGGAACCACCTTTTGGGCCGGCCCAAGCCAAAAAATTTCAGGGTTCAACCGCTTGATTATAGGATTTTGCGCCCGCCAAGGTCAAACCTATGTTGCGCATCTTACATGCCACTTTCGGGCTGCTCTGACTCGAGAACCCACGTTTAACCTGCCTTATCGACCGCAGTCTGCCACCGGCCCCGGGGAAGCAATTTTGCCCGCAACTCGGGACCGGGAACCGGCAGCTGCTCCTAGAACGTAGTTGCGACCGTGAAGCGGAAGGTTTTCCGCGGCTCACGAAGTCTGTACCTCGAG encodes:
- the lepA gene encoding translation elongation factor 4 yields the protein MDRSFIRNFAIIAHIDHGKTTLSDRLLEATGALSAREMQGQEQVLDAMELERERGITIKAHSVRMMYKAHDGVTYQLNLLDTPGHVDFSYEVSRSLASCEGTILLVDATQGVEAQTLANAYLAINHGLEIIPVINKVDLPSADVERTKEMIEGAVGLDASHALPISAKTGLGVAEVLEAVVHRIPPPRGNPEAPLEALIFDSWFDPYRGVGVLARVVHGVLYKGQKIRFMSNGKTFDVESLGVMTPKQVEMDRLEAGEVGYLFATIKNVADTKIGDTITDDAHPAIDPLPGFEDIKSMVFAGLYTVDSHEHTALREALEKLRLNDSSFFFEPESSAALGFGFRCGFLGLLHMEIIQERLEREFDIDLIVTAPGVRYRITLTDGQVVEVDNPSKWPDPTLVEKIEEPIITATILTAEEYVGSILKLVEEKRGRQKNFEYVSSNRVMLTYELPLNEIVLDFYDRLKTVSRGYASLDYHLSGWWDSPMVKLDILVAGDPVDALSLIVHKDHAYERGRALVTKMRQLIPRQQFEVPIQAAIGAKIIARETVAALRKNVLAKCYGGDITRKRKLLEKQKEGKRRMKRVGKVDIPQEAFLAVLKVSGETS
- a CDS encoding OmpH family outer membrane protein; the protein is MKRNFARFLPALALAMFVPVLAAPSMAQAVPTATGGTKIAVVNIQGAIFGCNEGQRDLMALQKQFEPKKVALDNLGKEVDNLKKQYTAQGDKLNQDARDNLLKQIDSKQKQYQRDLEDAQGDFNQQQQEIINRIGKKMLQVLDKYAKENAFAVVLEAGDQQSNVLWATEAVNITPALVQEYNAASGVPAPPKPAGTTAPAATKPGAAAKAPGGMASSRPSSKPKQ
- the treZ gene encoding malto-oligosyltrehalose trehalohydrolase is translated as MKTVSMVALNGATYRNGLTEFRVWAPAAERVVIRLKRASASEYRDFPMRRLGSSDYGIPELGDVRDADTFVLEIDAHPGDLYLYIIDGGTPVPDPISRFLPDGVHGPTEIIDPTQFHWTDQAWHGLNYNEYVLYELHIGTFTEEGTLDSAIAKLPYLKELGVTAIELLPVNAFPGKHNWGYDGVGLYAVQASYGGPAALRRFVDAAHHHGLAVVLDVVYNHLGNEGNYLRQFGPYFTAKHQTPWGEAINYDDDGSHAVRRFVIGNALYWIDEYHLDGLRLDAVQTIKDDSGKHIVAEIAERVHELGRDLGRIVSVMPETDENYARYITQYGCDGVWSDDFHHAVHTLLTEENKGYYQDFAGRPELLLRALNEGFAFQGEVFRFWNDVRGTSAAGVPLPAHIICIQNHDQVGNRARGERLSALTSRGARKWAAALLLLAPHTPLLFMGQEFDEQAPFQFFTDYEDPTLQKAVSEGRRKEFADFDWTEVPDPEDDETFERSRLNWEWTDHQKEMLNWYRELLQLRRTHVTHGRRTCKAELIGEKCLRMEVPAESPDVIVSACWGGGKEEHARTAGWHTTLFMEEDGYTVRVYVRG
- a CDS encoding glyoxalase, which gives rise to MSVPFVKLDHVQLAMPKGHEDEARQFYCALLGMEELPKPPRLAARGGLWLKSGDVHVHLGIEENFRPAKKAHPALTCTNYRRLIVKLRAAGVPVREDHEIPGIDRCHIEDVFGNRIELIAL
- a CDS encoding energy transducer TonB, which codes for MFESLALENPRSTARNWTTIASFTLQAAGLALLVLAPIGYTQAVAPRFAEHLVTPLGMTNVDTGPTAVNERHPNAAPVPYHETTAIYVGAGHNLHPHANAGPSTQPFDPNLPYVPGGGLVQRGDGFPNWLLDGARPVVNPAPPTLTHAKPYPVSHLALGMLIRQVQPVYPAMAKATRTQGKVLLAAVIDSNGRITRLRVLAGHPLLIPAAIDAVRQWRYRPYILNGQPVEVETQITVNFTLQQN
- a CDS encoding Maf family protein — protein: MIILASSSPRRSELLRNAGIPFRVKPAHVPESPAPGEVPLLYTKRLARDKAVAIQKQFPGCFVLGADTIVITDEHLLEKPSDQDDAIRMLRLLSDRTHTVTTGVCLVTPDGKEDVRSETTQVTFGPMTDTEIRSYAASGEPLDRAGAYAIQGLASRYVRRIQGCYFNVVGLPVPLVYRMLKEHAAI